CATGGAACGCAAGAACTACCTGTACCTGGCCCATTCCAAACTGCGCAGTTGCAGCTATGGCCCGGAAGTGCGCGTGGGCGAGTTGCCCCAGCATTTGTCGGGCACCAGCCGTATCCTGCGCAACGGCGAGGAAATCTGGCGGAACGAATTCCTCAGCGGCGAGGCCAATATGTGCCACAGCCTGGAAAACCTCGAATACCACCACTTCAAATACCGCCAGTTCCTCAAGCCCGGCGATGTGCATATTCACTTCTTCGGCACCGCCACGCTGTCATTTGCCGACGGTATACGTACCCAGGCCGGCGATGTGTTCGAGATCAGCCAGGCTGAGTTCGGTGCACCGCTGGTCAACCGTGTCGGCAGCAGCGATGCGGCATTCGAACCCGGCAACGTCATCACCCTTTAAAGGAGAGCCCCATGACTCAGTTCCTCGGTCACAATTTCATCGGCGGCCAGCGCAGCGCCAACGGCAGCGTCAAGCTGCAGAGCGTCGACGCCACCACAGGCGAGGCCTTGCCTCAGGATTTCTATCAGGCCACCCCGGAGGAAGTCGACGCCGCCGCCCAGGCCGCCGCGCAGGCTTATCCGGCCTACCGTGCCCTGAGTGCCGCGCGCCGCGCGCAGTTCCTGGACGCCATTGCTGATGAGCTGGATGCGCTGAGTGACAACTTCGTCGAGCTGGTATGCCGCGAAACCGCGCTGCCCGCCGCCCGTATCAAAGGCGAGCGCGGGCGCACCAGCGGCCAGATGCGTTTGTTCGCCACCGTGCTGCGTCGCGGTGATTTCTACGGTGCGCGTATCGATAAGGCGCTGCCGGATCGCCAGCCGCTGCCACGTCCGGACCTGCGCCAATATCGCATCGGCCTGGGCCCGGTCGCCGTGTTCGGAGCCAGCAACTTCCCCTTGGCGTTCTCCACAGCCGGTGGCGACACCGCCGCTGCGCTGGCGGCCGGTTGCCCGGTGGTGTTCAAGGCGCACAGCGGTCACATGGCCACGGCCGAACAGGTCTCCAACGCGATCATCCGCGCAGCAGAAGCCACCGAGATGCCCGCCGGTGTATTCAACATGATCTTTGGCGGCGGCGTCGGCGAAGCGCTGGTCAAGCACCCGGCGATCCAGGCGGTGGGCTTTACCGGCTCGCTCAAGGGCGGTCGTGCCCTGTGTGACATGGCGGCAGCGCGCCCGCAACCGATCCCGGTGTTTGCCGAGATGTCGAGCATCAACCCGGTGATTGTATTGCCCCAGGCCCTCACCGCACGGGCTGAAAGCGTGGCCCGCGACCTGACCGCTTCGGTGGTGCAAGGCTGCGGCCAGTTCTGCACCAACCCTGGCCTGGTGATCGGTATCGCTTCGCCCGAATTCAGCGCATTTACCCAGCAGGTGGCGCAACTGATCGGCGAGCAACCGGCGCAAACCATGCTCAACGCCGGCACCCTGGGCAGCTACGGCAAGGGCCTGGAAAAGCTGCTGTCCCACTCCGGGATCGAGCACCTGGCAGGCAGCGCGCAATCGGGCAACCAGGCGCAGCCGCAACTGTTCAAGGCCGATGTACGCCTGTTGATCGATGGCGACGAAGTGCTGCAGGAAGAAGTCTTCGGCCCCACCACGGTGTTTGTCGAAGTCGCCGATCAGGCCCAGCTCAGCGCCGCCTTGCACGGCCTGCACGGGCAGTTGACGGCCACGATCATTGGTGAGCCGGCCGACCTGCAACAGTTCGCCGAGCTGACGCCGCTGCTGGAGCAGAAAGTCGGGCGCATCCTGCTCAACGGTTACCCCACCGGTGTGGAAGTCTGCGATTCGATGGTGCACGGCGGGCCTTATCCGGCCACCTCCGATGCCCGTGGCACCTCGGTCGGCACCTTGGCCATCGATCGTTTCCTGCGCCCGGTGTGCTTCCAGAACTACCCTGACAGCCTGCTGCCCGACGCGCTGAAGAACGCCAACCCGCTGCGTATCCAGCGGCTGGTGGATGGCGCGCCGTCACGCGAATCGCTGTAACGCGCACCCGGGAACAACCACGCTCAAGGAGGCACCATGTCGTTTCACGCTGTCACCGCGCACCGCGCGCAACTGGGGGAGGGCCCGTTCTGGGACGCGCCCACCCAGGCGCTGTACTGGGTCAATATTGCCGGCAAACAGGCGCTGCGCCTGATGGACGGGCAGCTGCAGGTGTGGCAGTTGCCCGAGCATGTCTCGGCGTTCATTCCCTGTGAAAGCGGCGATGCACTGGTGACCTTGAGCAGCGGTGTGTATCGCCTCGACCTGGCCACCGAAGCCTTGACGCTGCTGTGCGTGGCCGACCCGCAAGCGGGCAACCGTGGCAATGAAGCGCGCTGCGATGCCCAGGGCCGACTGTGGCTGGGCACCATGCAGAACAATATCGGCGAGCAGGGTGAAGACCTGCCCATCACGCGACGCTCCGGCGGGCTGTTTCGCATTGATGCCGATGCGACAGTCACGCCGTTGCTCAGCGGCTTGGGCATTCCCAATACCTTGCTGTGGAACGAGGACGGTAGCCAGGTGCACTTCGGCGACAGCATGGATGGCACGCTCTATCAGCACTTGATCCACGCCGATGGTCAGCTTGCACCGTCACAGGTGTGGTTCGGCCCGCACGAACGCGGCGGGCCGGACGGCTCGGCCATGGATGCTGAAGGCTATATCTGGAATGCGCGCTGGGACGGCAGTTGCCTGTTGCGCCTGACGCCTGACGGTCAGGTGGACCGCATCATCGAACTGCCGGTCAGCCGCCCCACCAGTTGCGTGTTCGGTGGTCCCAACCTCACCACTCTTTATATCACCAGCGCCGCCAGCCCTTTGGGTCACCCCTTGGACGGTGCGGTGCTGGCCGTTGAAGTTGATGTACCTGGAAAACCTTGCACTCGCTTTGCCGGATAAACCCTGTAGGAGCGAGCTTGCTCGCGAAAAACCTGAGAGCGCTGCGTTCGCCCTGAATGACCGCGTCAGCGTTGACGTTCTTCGCTAGCAAGCTCGCTCCTACATAAAAACACAAAACAACAACAAGGAGTCACCCGTATGAATCGTCGTCGTGGTTTGCGTTCCCTGTGCTGCGCCGCTGTGGCGGTCTCGGCCATGAGCTTGAGCGGGCTGTTGCTGGCCGCTGAAGAAGTGAAAATCGGTTTCCTGGTCAAGCAGGCCGAGGAACCGTGGTTCCAGACTGAATGGGCCTTTGCCGAGAAAGCCGCCCAGGACAAAGGCTTCAAACTGATCAAGATCGCCGTACCCGACGGCGAGAAAACCCTCTCGGCCATCGACAGCCTGGCCGCCAACGGCGCCAAGGGTTTTGTGATCTGCCCGCCGGACGTGTCCCTGGGCCCGGCCATCGTCGCCAAGGCCAAGCTCAACGATATGAAAGTCATGGCCGTGGATGACCGCTTCGTCGATGCCAAGGGCAATTTCATGGAAGACGTGCCTTACCTGGGCATGGCGGCTTTTGAAGTCGGCCAGAAGCAGGGCGCGGCCATGGCCGCCGAAGCGAAAAAACGCGGCTGGGATTGGAAGGACACCTACGCGGTAGTCAACACCTTCAAC
This genomic stretch from Pseudomonas orientalis harbors:
- a CDS encoding aldehyde dehydrogenase (NADP(+)), translated to MTQFLGHNFIGGQRSANGSVKLQSVDATTGEALPQDFYQATPEEVDAAAQAAAQAYPAYRALSAARRAQFLDAIADELDALSDNFVELVCRETALPAARIKGERGRTSGQMRLFATVLRRGDFYGARIDKALPDRQPLPRPDLRQYRIGLGPVAVFGASNFPLAFSTAGGDTAAALAAGCPVVFKAHSGHMATAEQVSNAIIRAAEATEMPAGVFNMIFGGGVGEALVKHPAIQAVGFTGSLKGGRALCDMAAARPQPIPVFAEMSSINPVIVLPQALTARAESVARDLTASVVQGCGQFCTNPGLVIGIASPEFSAFTQQVAQLIGEQPAQTMLNAGTLGSYGKGLEKLLSHSGIEHLAGSAQSGNQAQPQLFKADVRLLIDGDEVLQEEVFGPTTVFVEVADQAQLSAALHGLHGQLTATIIGEPADLQQFAELTPLLEQKVGRILLNGYPTGVEVCDSMVHGGPYPATSDARGTSVGTLAIDRFLRPVCFQNYPDSLLPDALKNANPLRIQRLVDGAPSRESL
- a CDS encoding SMP-30/gluconolactonase/LRE family protein yields the protein MSFHAVTAHRAQLGEGPFWDAPTQALYWVNIAGKQALRLMDGQLQVWQLPEHVSAFIPCESGDALVTLSSGVYRLDLATEALTLLCVADPQAGNRGNEARCDAQGRLWLGTMQNNIGEQGEDLPITRRSGGLFRIDADATVTPLLSGLGIPNTLLWNEDGSQVHFGDSMDGTLYQHLIHADGQLAPSQVWFGPHERGGPDGSAMDAEGYIWNARWDGSCLLRLTPDGQVDRIIELPVSRPTSCVFGGPNLTTLYITSAASPLGHPLDGAVLAVEVDVPGKPCTRFAG
- a CDS encoding substrate-binding domain-containing protein, producing MNRRRGLRSLCCAAVAVSAMSLSGLLLAAEEVKIGFLVKQAEEPWFQTEWAFAEKAAQDKGFKLIKIAVPDGEKTLSAIDSLAANGAKGFVICPPDVSLGPAIVAKAKLNDMKVMAVDDRFVDAKGNFMEDVPYLGMAAFEVGQKQGAAMAAEAKKRGWDWKDTYAVVNTFNELDTGKKRTDGSIKSLEEAGIPKDHILTAALKTLDVPGSMDATNSALVKLPRGAKNLIIGGMNDNTVLGGVRATESAGFAAANVIGIGINGTDAIGELKKPNSGFFGSMLPSPHIEGYKTAEMMYEWITKGTEPPKYTAMDEVTLITRANFQEELTKIGLWK